One stretch of Chryseobacterium fluminis DNA includes these proteins:
- a CDS encoding nuclear transport factor 2 family protein codes for MIKKSIFALGFFMVSAISAQKMNDKDAVSAVAEKLRLAMVNGEKTELEALILPELTYGHSGGHIDNATEFVEKLVSKKSDFVTIDITNQTIDIVGNTAVVRHHFYAATADAGKAPGDVTLDILLVWAKVKNNWKLLARQAVKSEKKK; via the coding sequence ATGATTAAAAAATCAATATTTGCCCTGGGCTTTTTTATGGTAAGTGCTATTTCCGCACAGAAAATGAATGATAAAGACGCCGTTTCCGCCGTCGCAGAAAAGCTACGGTTAGCCATGGTCAATGGTGAAAAAACAGAGTTAGAGGCTCTGATCTTACCGGAACTAACTTATGGACACTCCGGAGGCCATATCGACAATGCAACAGAGTTTGTCGAAAAACTGGTCAGTAAAAAATCAGATTTCGTAACCATTGACATTACAAACCAAACAATTGATATTGTCGGCAATACAGCGGTGGTCCGCCACCACTTTTATGCTGCCACTGCTGATGCAGGAAAAGCTCCAGGTGATGTCACATTGGATATTTTACTGGTATGGGCAAAAGTGAAGAACAACTGGAAGTTATTGGCAAGACAGGCCGTAAAATCTGAGAAGAAAAAATAA